The DNA window AAAATGAATAATTTTATTAAACTTGAATACTCTTCTCTTAAGTCAAATTCCAATCTAATTAAAATAATTGAAAATATTGAAAATACCAGTACGGAGATAGCCCAGCCCGAAGGCTACTATGCAAGAGTAAAACAATATTTTAATAAATTGGTATTGGTTAAAAGCAGCAAGGATTATAAACAGGAAAAGATAAGGAAAGATAAACTGGTGCAAATCAAAAAAGCAGTAGAGATGGGCAATATAGCTTCAGCTTATAATATTTCAAAAACTGTTTCTAATCAGAATAAAGAATTGGAATACTTACAAAATTTGCTGCATACTAGAATTGGCTTAGAAAAACTTTTAAATGAATTTACATTGAGTATACTGGAAAATGATTAGAATTATTACATTAATAATCTTTATAGCCTGTCTTACTTTCGGGTTTTTATGGTTGTATCAGAATAGCGGCAATATTAGTTTTGATGCCTTTGGTTACCATGTAGAAACTTCTTTTGCTTTATCAGTGCTGTTTCTTTTATTCTTTTTTATGGCAATGCTGTTATTAATACGTATATTCTTTGTCATACTCGGTTTGCCTTATAATTTTAAAAATTTAATTACTTCCTTTTATAAGGTTAATATTCCTTTAAAACTTGAGGAGCTGCTGGTTGCTATATATAATCATAATCATCCAAAAGCAAATAAAGCATTAAACCAGCTAAGGAAACATTTACCTGAAAATTTAACCAACTTATTAGCCTCGGAAGTAGCTTTGTTAAAAGAGGAACTGGGTGAAATTAAGTTGGCTTTTCTCAATTTGTCTAAGAATGATGCAACAAGAATTGCAGGTATAGAAGGATTAATTTCAGTTGCTCAACAGGAAAATAATTGGAATGAAGTGATAACTTACTGCAATGAGCTTAATAAAATTCATAAAAGCGAATGGTTACTAAGCACATATATTCATGCATTTATCATGGAGGATAAATGGGAGGATTTAATCAATTTTATTGAAAATTCCAGGCAATCTTCTTTACTCGCTAAAAATAGAAGAAAACAACTATTAGGAATTGCGTGTTATAAAGTTGCAAATAACTATTTTCTAACTCGTGATAGTGAAAATGCCTTAAAATATGCTTTATTTTCCTATAAACACCTTAGTGACTTTACTCCTAACCTCATTTTATTGGCAAAAATTAAAGCTGCAGATCAAAAATTCGAGGATAGTATAAAATATATTAAGGCTGTATGGCAAATAGAACCAAGTTTTAGCGCATCGGATATATTAGTTTCCATAAGAAAAAATTATACGGATGAGAAGTTTTTTAAAATTGTAAAAAATATAACCGGCTACAATTCCGGACATTATGAAAGCAATTTATTACTTGCAAAAGCTGCCCTTGATATCGGAAAATATGAAGATGCTTTTGAAGCAATATCAAAAGCTATTGAAGAGAATTATAAATTTAGGGCATGTCTTATAATGGCTGAATATTGCCAAAAAACACACGGGAATGTTACTGAAGTAATCGAGTGGGTTAAACGCGCGATAGGCTCGGAAATTGATGTTTTCCATTTATTATATTTTTGGGATTTCAACACAATGAACATTACTAAATTCCCGACTAATAATTGCTTTCCGATTGCGAGGGTCTAAAGCTCAACCTAATAAGCTTTTATATATTGCATGAAACTCTTCTGCTTTTAGGCTCGCTGCACCTACTAAAAACCCGTCTAAATTAGCTATGTCTGATATTAGACATGAATTATCGGCACTTACTGATCCTCCATATAATACTTTTGCTTTTGACATAGTTGTGATCATATCAACAACTTCTGCAATTTCTTCAACAGTGGGTATCACCCCCGTACCGATAGACCAAACCGGTTCATAGGCAATAACCGCATTTTTTTGATATAAAATTTGAGAGTTTTCAATTTGCTCCTTAATGAAACTCAGGTAAGTTCCCTCTTTCCTTTTATTCAACTTTTCACCTACACATAAAATCGGGATTAAATTACTTTGCACTGCTAAATCAATTTTTCGGGCTATTTCTTCACCTCGCTCATTGAAAAATTTTCTCCGCTCGTAATGCCCGATTATTACATACTTACACCCAATATCAGTAAGCATTTCACCACTAACTTCTCCCGTGTAAGAGCCTTTTGGAAATGAGGCAATATTCTGTGCGCCAAGCTTTACAGGACTGTTCTTAGTTATATTATTTACTAAGCTGAGATAAGGATGAGCAGGGCACAGCACAACTTCAGCCTGTTGCCCAGTAAGCATATTAACATAATATTCCGCAAGGCTTTTTAAGCTTTCTGAATTACCGTTCATCTTCCAATTAGCAATCAATATTTTTTTGTGCATAGAAACAATACTTTATTAGACTGTTAAAGATATAAAATTATATTTGTTTAACTCTAATAGCAAGTTTATTGCAAAACTCGTATTCTTGACTTTATCGGATTTGAATGCTAGGAAATTAAGCAAAATAAATTTTTGGTGAACTTATGAAAAAGTACCGGGTTTTGGCTACGATTATAGCTGCTCTAACCATTACTTCCTGCTCAAAAGCAGATAAAGAAACAAATTACCCTAAATCAAGGGAAGACCAAGAGTTGGAAAGAATGGGTAAACTTACCGGAGATGACGGAATAGTACTTTTCGGCGGCTCCAAGAAAAAAGGTAAATCAGTTGCCGATGCTATAAATGTTAACAGCTACCTGTGGAGAGCTTCTCTGGATTCGGTTCATTTACTGCAAGCCCCCCTTATTTCAGCTGACCCTTTCGGCGGGGTTATCATCACTGATTGGTATACAAGCAGCCCTAACGCTAAAGAAAGATTTAAGTTTAACATTATGATTATCGGTGCGTCTTTAAGATCCGATGCGGTTAAAGTTTCAGCTTTCAAACAAGTTAAAGATGCTCATGGAGCGTGGAAAGATAGCCCGATTACTCCACAATTTTCAAGAGATATGGAAGATAAAATCCTACTTAAAGCCAGAGAAATTAAAGTAAATAGCCTTTAAACTACCTTAAACATTATTTCTCGTTAACACTTAATTAACCTTTTGTTGCTAGTATAACGCTATAAAAGGTTAATTATTTTGTTATATTATGAAAAATCCTAGTAACTACGAAAGGCTTCAGCAAAACCAAGAAGAAATTGGACAGAAAATTGCTGCTTATATAAATACTCCTTTAAAAGACATTCCTAAGCCTAAAGAGATTGAATTTGATCTCCAATCTCCTAATTATAGCAAGTTAATTGAACAGCTGGAAGAGAATAGAGATGCCGGTGAAGGGATAAAATGGACAAGAAACACTTTAGAAGACGGTTCTAAAGTTCTAATTAGAGATGCACGTAACGTTAACCCTGCTGCTCCGCCGCCGCTTGATAGCCCTGAGTCATATAAAATTCAATTTTTAAATGCCGCAAGAGCTGCTGAGGAGATATTGAATTTAGAGCTGGGAAAAGCTACCTCGCATGAAATCCAAGACATAAAAGATAAAGTTCGCATAACGGTAAAGAATTTTTTAGACAATAACCTTGGTAAGGACGATATAAAAAAAGAAAATACTACATTAGTGGGGATCCTCAAAGCAGCAGGCATAGAGAATGCCGGGAAAAAAATCTCAGTTGCAAAAGATTTCGGTAACCTTTCCGATCAGCATTATCATGTGACCACAATTACCAAGCAAAAAGATAGTCAAGGTAAAGATAGCCTAGTCGTGGAATCAGATGCCATGCTTCTTGGGTTAACCGAAAATCAAAAGCTTCAGTATCTGGCGATAAAACATGCGAAAAGAGGAGAAAATATAGAACTCACAATAAAAGGTGAGCAGGTAAATATGGATTGGTATAATAACCTTGCACCGCATTTGAAAGATTTGGTACACAAGCATGCAGGAGAAATTGCCGAAGGAAATTTTGTGCTGCCGACTCAGTTGAGAGGCGAGTTGATAGGCGTACGTAATGCCCACTCTAAGACAACTTATATAACTCCTCCCCTTGATGAGCTTCAAACCTCGACGGAACCGTTAGTAATGAAGTCAAGGACTTTACATGCGGGCACTGCATCATTTCACGGCAAACAAGTTTCAAAAGAAGAACGCCAGGAGATAGCGACTGAGAACTTAAGGCAGCTGCAAAGTTTCGTGCCCCAAGGAAGAACCACAACTATTAACGTGCTTAATTCACCGGCTAACCCGACCGGGATAGATAGCGCTATCCATGAGCAGGTAGGTAAGGGACAGGAAAAATTAAAGGGAAATAGAGCAACAACCCCGTTTAATATTTGGCGACTGGTCTCCAGAAATGATAACACCGGCTTTGAGAAAATTTTGTCGGATGTAGGTATTATTTCCAATAGTATAGGTTTATTAGATATTGCAAAGTTTTTAACCACAGGAAAAAATGAGCAAGCAGCCAGAGAACAACTTGTTAGACAAAAAGTAGAAGGCTATGAACCTGAAGCATTAGAGGCTTTAGAGCATGCAATTAATGCTAAGCATCTTACGACCACTTCACATCTTTTTAGAGACCCTAATAATTCCAACCTCGCACTAAGCACTGAAATGAATGCAGTTGCCTTCTCTCTGCTTCACGGGGCTTTAAATAAGCCTGCAGACCTTAACAAGATACCGCTAAGTGAAGTAGTAGTCCAATGTGCAAGCGGTAAGGATAGGACAGGATTAGAACTCACTGACCAATCTTTTAAAGCAACGAATGAAGCATTACAATTAAAAGGTAAACAAGGTCAACAAATTGAGAACCTAAAAACTCAAGTAAAAGGCGGGCACACTCAATTTATGGCTTCAGCCAACGGCGGAACCAGGGGAGCGCATGGCATTAAAAAAGATACGCTCGCGGCTTTCCCGCAGGATCCCTATAAAGATAATATAGAAGGTCTTCAGCAAAACACGGCAAGCCATAATAAATTTAAATATGAGGATAGGGAAAAACAGCCTTTGGTTACTAAGATAATTAATAAGATTTTAGATGCCGTAACAAAACCGTTTAAGACAAATAAAGATGAAGAGATTACCTCTCCTGCTACAGAAAAGCCAAGTATTGCAAAGTTCAGCGATATAAGTTTAAAAAAATTTGAAGAGGAAAAGTCTAAAATGAAAGAGGATATTAAGCCGCAAACTCATGGTGAGCACCCGAGGCCTAAATGGGCAGAAGGGGTCATAGAAAGAAGAGAACAAAAATCTACTGTTCAATCACAACCTCAACGGGGTTAGTTAAGGTCACTGCCGATAGGAACCGAGAACCCCCTCAGGAAAGCTTCTGTGTACACCATTTTCCTGCCTTCTCTTTGTACTAATGTAGGCTTTATCACTCCTTTCTTACATGCTATCGTCAGGTGATCATCAATTACCGTGCCGCTAAGGGCATCCATCGAAGTTGACTCATATTCAGCCGTGATAATTTTTATCTTTTCATTTCTAAATATAAAATAAGCTCCGGGCTTAGGGCTTAATGCTCTAATCTTAGCATTAACCAGATGTGCGCTCATGTTCCAATCAATTTTTTCTTCATCCTTGAAAATTTTATTAGCATAAGTCAATCCTTCTTCAGATTGCTTCTTCCAAACCGCAGTACCGCTTGCAATTTGCTCAATCGTTTCAAGTAATAGTTTTGAGCCTCTTTCAGCTAAAACACCTGCAAGCTCTCTACCCGTCATATTCTGAGGAATAACATAAGGTTCTTCCAAAATAACATCGCCCGTGTCTAAGCCTTCATCCATTTGCATAATGCAAATTGCGGTTTCTTCATCGCCGGCCATTATACATCTTTCTATCGGTGCTGCTCCCCGCCATCTGGGAAGTTTTGAAGGATGAATATTAAGTGCTCCGAACTTAAATGCTTCTAAAACCGCTTTCGGTAAAATTAAACCATAAGCCACTACCACTATTATATCAGCGCCCAAAGCTTTCAGCTTTTCTACTTCGTCAGGGTTTTTCAAATTTTTAGGGGTAAAAACCTGTATGTCATGTTTTTCAGCTATAGTTTGAACAGGACTGCACAATAATTGTTTTCCCCTGCCCGCAGGTTTCGGCTCTCGCGTGTAAATAGCAAGCACCTGATGTTTAGAGCTAATTAAAGCCTCTAAAGCCGGGATTGCAAATTCAGGGGTACCCATAAATACTATTTTCATACTTACTCAACTATTTTTTGTAAACTATCTAATGAAACTAAAAGAATTGCAACTTTAAAGTAATTTAAGCTGCACAATATTTTCTTTAGTTATAGATAAATAGATGGTTTTTAAACTTAATTTTTATTAATTACCTTTTTTAGAAAATATAAGAAATTTATTATAGTTTCGCATTATTTCTTGCAACCGGCTCTTTATAATATTATAAATTTGCTATTAGAGAAATAATTTTTGCGTCAATGAGGAAATTACAGAAGTTTGATAAACTACATATCATCCTATTTTTAGGTATATTTATATCACTGGCTTTTAACGTTAGTTTTTATATTTCATTTAACGACCTGGAAAAAGATCTGGAGACTATTACTGCTCCCGAAGAAATGGAAGAAGCTAAGCCGGAAGTAATAGAACAGGAAAAAACTCCAGATCCTACAGATTCTTTAATGTTATTTACCGTACAATCAGGCGATACTTTATTTAAAATATTTTCAGATGCAGGTATTGCAATAAACGATTCCTATTCTATCAGCTCGGCAATCAATAAAGTTTACGAAGTTTCAAAGTTAAAAATCGGTAACCAAGTTGAGGTTAAATTTTTAGCGGAAGCCGATAAACCCGAGGATCATGATTATTATTCAAAAGTAAGTTATATAAAAGTAATTACCGATGATAAAATAATCGAAGTAAAGTATGACAATAAGGAAAAAGAATACATTGCTAACCTTGTAGTAATACCGCTTACGGTTAAAGAAGTTTTCGCCCATGGCACAATAAATGATAGTTTATATTTATCAGCCGTTAATTCCGGTGTAAGCCCATATGCGATAATGGATCTCATAAAATTATTCAGTTATAACGTTGACTTTCAAAGAGATATAAAACCAGGTGATGTATTTGAAGTATATTATAACTGTTTAATTAATGAGAAGGGGCAAAAAGTAAGGGATGGAAATATAATTTATGCTGCCGTAACTCTTGCAGGCAAGAAGAAGGAGATATTCAGATTTTTATCAGACCATCAAGCTACTGATTATTATGATAATAAGGGAGAAAGTATACGTAAAACTTTATTGAAAACTCCTATAAGCGGAGCCAAAATCTCTTCAGGTTTTGGTATAAGAAAACACCCGATTTTAGGGTATTCAAAAATGCATAAAGGCTTGGATTATGCAGCACCCAGAGGAACACCCGTGTTTGCCGCAGGTGACGGCATCATTCATTTTATTAAAGTAGTTAAGAACGGTTATGGGAAACATTTAGAGATTAAACATTCTTCCAAGTATTCTACCCTCTATGCACACCTTGACAGGTTCGCAAGCGGTGTTGCAAAGGGAAGCCGGGTAAGCCAAGGAGACATAATAGGTTTTGTCGGTTCTACCGGGATGGCAACCGGCCCTCATTTACACTATGAAGTACGTGAACGCGGCCAACAAGTCAATCCTGCAAAAATCAGCTTTCCTAAATTCCCTGCTCTTACAGGAGCTGATTTACAAAGATTTAAAAATCAGCTAAAAGGTATGGAAGAAAAAATTCTTATGTTTAAGAAAAAAGATGCGAATAAATAATATAAATATGAACACAACAAAAAAGATAGCTTTTGCTTTATTAATACCGGCTATACTTTCATCCTGCTCTGCTCAAAACCCGGCAGCCGTACGTCATAAAGGAAACTATTATTACGGTAAAGACGGTGTTTCTAAATATGCGATAGTCTATCCCGGGCAAACGCTTTTACAAATCGCAGTTGAGAATAATATTTCTCTTAAAGATTTAGCTAAAATTAATAAAATAAGCCCACCTTACCGTATCTATGCCGGTCAGCATATCAGGCTCCCGAATGAGCTTTATCATATTGTGCAGCCGGGTGAATCTTTAATGGGCATATCTTTAAGATATAAAGTTTCTTTTGCTGATATGGTAAAAATAAATGATATCCATCCGCCTTATCATGTTAAAATAGGGGAAAAGCTAAGGATTCCGTTAACCAGTAAAGATAATACCATTCACGCTGAAGAGCTTGACCCGTATAAAGGTGTGGCACAAGAGAAAGCAGCTCCTATCATTCCCCTTGATGACGGAGGGAGCAATATATCTAATTCTAAATCAGAGGCAAGTAAAGATGCCTATGAGGAAGAAGAATTTCAAAGTTTAGAAAAACAATTAGGTGATGAAGAAGGTAGAAATAAAAGCAAATCTTTATTAAAAGAGAATGGAAACAGCCCAGCTACTGATTTATCTTATAGCCTACCAACTCCTTTAAATTCAGATAAATTCGTATGGCCTATCGGAGACAATGCTAAGGTTATATCTCATTATGGTCAAAGCCCGGGTAAATTCAGTGAGGGGATGTCAATTGCGGCTCCGCTTAACTCTCCCGTCGCGGCTGTAAGTAGGGGTGAGGTAATATATGTCGGTAATGATGTTGAAGGCTACGGTAAAATGGTGATCATACGCCATGAAAATGATATTTTGTCAGCATATGCCCACAACAGCTCGGTTCTAGTTAAAAAAGGAGATAAGGTATCAAGAGGGCAAACCATTGCTAAGGTAGGTAAAACCGGAGACGTAGATAAAGCACAGCTCTACTTTTCATTGCGAAAAGGAAAATCGACTATTAATCCTGAAAAGCTTCTGAAGTAATAATAAGTATATCTTTATAGATATTGTTACTAAGCACTATATGAAAAAGGCGACCCTATAGCCGCCTTTTTATTTTATAGTTAGATATTAAAATTATACTCTTAGCGCACCGTTAACCGGGATAACCGTTCCGGTAATAAACCCGGAAGCATCATCAGCTAAGAATGCTATAACTCTTGCTATTTCCTCTACATTACCTAAGCGCTGCATCGGTACTTTAGCAACAATTGCATCTAAAGCCTCTTTCGGCATTGCTGCAACCATTTCAGTGCTAATATATCCCGGTGCTACTGCATTAACGGTTATTCCGGCTCTTGCGCTTTCCAGTGCTAGTGCTTTTGTAAAACCTTCAATCCCTGCTTTAGCAGCAGAATAGTTGGTTTGCCCCATCATACCGTTGGCATTAACCGAGCTCATGCTGATAATTCTGCCGAATTTACTATCCCTCATCTTTTGAATAACTGATTTAGACATATTAAATACAGATGAAAGATTAGTATCAATTACTGCCTTCCAGTCTTCATACGAGAGTTTATGCATCATAGCATCACGTGTAATCCCTGCATTGTTTACCAGAATTTCAACATTGCCGCCCAAATATTCTTCTGCTTTTGCCACTCCTTCTACACATTGATTATAGTTAGACACATCCAATTTAAAAGTTTTTATGCCGGTTTCCTGCTCTAATTTCTTTGCCAAATCATCACTTCCTGCATAAACAACTGCCACTTTATGGCCGGCTGCTTTTAAAGCCATTGCTATTGCTTTTCCGATACCTCTGGTTCCACCTGTAACTAACGCTCTTCTTCCCATTATTTTTCTCCTATTTTATTATTTATCTTTCTATACACATAGCAACACCCATACCACCACCGATGCAAAGAGTGGCTAAGCCCTTTTTCGCATCTCTTTTATTCATTTCATGGATAAGGGTTACTAAAACTCTTGCGCCTGATGCACCGATCGGATGACCTAATGCAATTGCTCCTCCGTTCACATTCACTTTAGTCTCATCTAATTTTAAGCTTTTGTTTACACAAATTGCTTGTGCTGCAAACGCTTCATTAGCTTCAATGAGATCAAGGTCATCTACTCCCCAACCGCATTTCTCTAATACTTGTTGACATGCAGCTATCGGCCCTGTTCCCATAATGATAGGGTCCACTCCTGCTTGGGCAAAGTCCTTAATTTTTGCTAGTATTTTTAAGCCTCTTTTTTCTGCTTCTTCTTTGCTCATAAGCATTAAAAGTGCTGCCCCGTCATTAATACCTGAAGCATTACCGGCAGTTACCGTGCCATCTTTTTTAAATGCCGGCCTAATTCCTGATAAAGCTTCGTAGCTGGCTCCTGCACGAATAAATTCATCTTGATCAAAGACTATATCGCCTTTTCTGGAAGGTATAGTAACCGGTACTATTTCATCTTTAAACTTGCCTGCTTTTTGAGCGGCTTCCGCTTTATTTTGCGAATTAACCGAGAATTTATCCTGATCTTCTCTGCTGATATTAAATTGTTCGGCAATTTTTTCTGCTGTTATACCCATATGCACGTTATTAAATGCATCCCATAATCCATCTTTAATCATTAGATCGGTTAGTTCTGCCGACCCCATTTTAGTCCCGTTTCTCATATGCACTGCATGTGGAGCACGGCTCATATTTTCCTGCCCACCGGCAATTACTATTTTGGCTTGCCCGGTTAGGATTGCCTGGTGCCCTAATGCTACTGCCCTTAGGCCTGAACCGCATACTTGATTAATTGTGAAGGCAGTTGTCGTATAAGGTAAGCCGCTTCCTATTGAAGCTTGTCTTGCCGGATTTTGTCCTTCACCTGAGGTTAAGATCTGCCCCATTATAACTTCGCTCACCTCATTCGGTGCTACTTTAGTATTTTCTAAAGTTTTTTTAATTAATATTTCTGACATCTTATGTGCAGGCATTGAACTTAAGGTTCCGTTAAAATTCCCTACTGCCGTCCTTAGTGCGCTAACTATTACTACTTCCATAAAAAAACCTTCTCCTTAAAAATAAAATTTTGATCCCGCCTAAACTAATAAGTTACATGACTTTGTAACAATTGACAATTATAGTTACTTAATATTCAGCGCAGTAACCAGATAAGAAATAAATTGTTAATCTAATTGCAATCAAAATCAATGATTATTTTGTGACTAAAAAATTTATAATTTAATAGTATGGTATACCTTGCTTTCTTTAGAACATTAGTTATTTTAAAATACCTAATTAAATAATTTACGAAAAAGAATGCATACATTTCTAACGCCTAAAGAAATAATTGCCGAATTAGACAGATTTGTTGTTGGTCAGGATAATGCTAAGCGTGCCGTAGCAATTGCACTTAGAAACCGTTGGCGCAGAAAACATGTGCCTGAAGATATTAAAGAGGAGATTGTTCCGCATAACATTTTAATGGTCGGTCCTACTGGAGTCGGTAAAACTGAAATTGCAAAAAGACTTGCAAAGCTTACAAGCTCTCCTTTTATTAAGGTAGAAGCTACTAAATTTACCGAAGTCGGCTATGTAGGTAGAGATGTAGATTCAATTATTAGAGATTTAATGGATATTTCTATTAATTTAGTACGTGAAAATATGCGCAAAGAAGTTACGGAAAAGGCGACTATTGCAGCGGAAGTTAAGTTAATTGATGCTATGGTCGGCGAAAGCGCCAGTGAAGAAACAAAGCTAAAATTTTATGAAAAATTCAGAAAAGGTAAAATGGACGGAAGTGAAGTTGAAATCAAGGTAGCCGATAATC is part of the Candidatus Jidaibacter acanthamoeba genome and encodes:
- a CDS encoding heme biosynthesis HemY N-terminal domain-containing protein; protein product: MIRIITLIIFIACLTFGFLWLYQNSGNISFDAFGYHVETSFALSVLFLLFFFMAMLLLIRIFFVILGLPYNFKNLITSFYKVNIPLKLEELLVAIYNHNHPKANKALNQLRKHLPENLTNLLASEVALLKEELGEIKLAFLNLSKNDATRIAGIEGLISVAQQENNWNEVITYCNELNKIHKSEWLLSTYIHAFIMEDKWEDLINFIENSRQSSLLAKNRRKQLLGIACYKVANNYFLTRDSENALKYALFSYKHLSDFTPNLILLAKIKAADQKFEDSIKYIKAVWQIEPSFSASDILVSIRKNYTDEKFFKIVKNITGYNSGHYESNLLLAKAALDIGKYEDAFEAISKAIEENYKFRACLIMAEYCQKTHGNVTEVIEWVKRAIGSEIDVFHLLYFWDFNTMNITKFPTNNCFPIARV
- the tpiA gene encoding triose-phosphate isomerase; the protein is MHKKILIANWKMNGNSESLKSLAEYYVNMLTGQQAEVVLCPAHPYLSLVNNITKNSPVKLGAQNIASFPKGSYTGEVSGEMLTDIGCKYVIIGHYERRKFFNERGEEIARKIDLAVQSNLIPILCVGEKLNKRKEGTYLSFIKEQIENSQILYQKNAVIAYEPVWSIGTGVIPTVEEIAEVVDMITTMSKAKVLYGGSVSADNSCLISDIANLDGFLVGAASLKAEEFHAIYKSLLG
- a CDS encoding DUF3576 domain-containing protein; the protein is MKKYRVLATIIAALTITSCSKADKETNYPKSREDQELERMGKLTGDDGIVLFGGSKKKGKSVADAINVNSYLWRASLDSVHLLQAPLISADPFGGVIITDWYTSSPNAKERFKFNIMIIGASLRSDAVKVSAFKQVKDAHGAWKDSPITPQFSRDMEDKILLKAREIKVNSL
- the fmt gene encoding methionyl-tRNA formyltransferase encodes the protein MKIVFMGTPEFAIPALEALISSKHQVLAIYTREPKPAGRGKQLLCSPVQTIAEKHDIQVFTPKNLKNPDEVEKLKALGADIIVVVAYGLILPKAVLEAFKFGALNIHPSKLPRWRGAAPIERCIMAGDEETAICIMQMDEGLDTGDVILEEPYVIPQNMTGRELAGVLAERGSKLLLETIEQIASGTAVWKKQSEEGLTYANKIFKDEEKIDWNMSAHLVNAKIRALSPKPGAYFIFRNEKIKIITAEYESTSMDALSGTVIDDHLTIACKKGVIKPTLVQREGRKMVYTEAFLRGFSVPIGSDLN
- a CDS encoding M23 family metallopeptidase, which translates into the protein MRKLQKFDKLHIILFLGIFISLAFNVSFYISFNDLEKDLETITAPEEMEEAKPEVIEQEKTPDPTDSLMLFTVQSGDTLFKIFSDAGIAINDSYSISSAINKVYEVSKLKIGNQVEVKFLAEADKPEDHDYYSKVSYIKVITDDKIIEVKYDNKEKEYIANLVVIPLTVKEVFAHGTINDSLYLSAVNSGVSPYAIMDLIKLFSYNVDFQRDIKPGDVFEVYYNCLINEKGQKVRDGNIIYAAVTLAGKKKEIFRFLSDHQATDYYDNKGESIRKTLLKTPISGAKISSGFGIRKHPILGYSKMHKGLDYAAPRGTPVFAAGDGIIHFIKVVKNGYGKHLEIKHSSKYSTLYAHLDRFASGVAKGSRVSQGDIIGFVGSTGMATGPHLHYEVRERGQQVNPAKISFPKFPALTGADLQRFKNQLKGMEEKILMFKKKDANK
- a CDS encoding LysM peptidoglycan-binding domain-containing M23 family metallopeptidase codes for the protein MNTTKKIAFALLIPAILSSCSAQNPAAVRHKGNYYYGKDGVSKYAIVYPGQTLLQIAVENNISLKDLAKINKISPPYRIYAGQHIRLPNELYHIVQPGESLMGISLRYKVSFADMVKINDIHPPYHVKIGEKLRIPLTSKDNTIHAEELDPYKGVAQEKAAPIIPLDDGGSNISNSKSEASKDAYEEEEFQSLEKQLGDEEGRNKSKSLLKENGNSPATDLSYSLPTPLNSDKFVWPIGDNAKVISHYGQSPGKFSEGMSIAAPLNSPVAAVSRGEVIYVGNDVEGYGKMVIIRHENDILSAYAHNSSVLVKKGDKVSRGQTIAKVGKTGDVDKAQLYFSLRKGKSTINPEKLLK
- the phbB gene encoding acetoacetyl-CoA reductase; the protein is MGRRALVTGGTRGIGKAIAMALKAAGHKVAVVYAGSDDLAKKLEQETGIKTFKLDVSNYNQCVEGVAKAEEYLGGNVEILVNNAGITRDAMMHKLSYEDWKAVIDTNLSSVFNMSKSVIQKMRDSKFGRIISMSSVNANGMMGQTNYSAAKAGIEGFTKALALESARAGITVNAVAPGYISTEMVAAMPKEALDAIVAKVPMQRLGNVEEIARVIAFLADDASGFITGTVIPVNGALRV
- a CDS encoding acetyl-CoA C-acetyltransferase, with product MEVVIVSALRTAVGNFNGTLSSMPAHKMSEILIKKTLENTKVAPNEVSEVIMGQILTSGEGQNPARQASIGSGLPYTTTAFTINQVCGSGLRAVALGHQAILTGQAKIVIAGGQENMSRAPHAVHMRNGTKMGSAELTDLMIKDGLWDAFNNVHMGITAEKIAEQFNISREDQDKFSVNSQNKAEAAQKAGKFKDEIVPVTIPSRKGDIVFDQDEFIRAGASYEALSGIRPAFKKDGTVTAGNASGINDGAALLMLMSKEEAEKRGLKILAKIKDFAQAGVDPIIMGTGPIAACQQVLEKCGWGVDDLDLIEANEAFAAQAICVNKSLKLDETKVNVNGGAIALGHPIGASGARVLVTLIHEMNKRDAKKGLATLCIGGGMGVAMCIER